In Castanea sativa cultivar Marrone di Chiusa Pesio chromosome 6, ASM4071231v1, a single window of DNA contains:
- the LOC142640793 gene encoding uncharacterized protein LOC142640793 produces the protein MATLAPGILMKLLDGMNTGMKPTSEHRNSLLQVTDIVPADLDEKNLWPSHGFYIKVSDSSHSIYVSLPSEQDDFVLSNKMQLGQFIYVDRLEPGSPVPVIKGAKPIPGRHPFVGTPEPLMGLREKGEPMSTSKLSAKTHRRGSWGTGGPEGVSVSSPMVYKPVNLDFDQCSTPVKERGSNNFPMSPMIRRGGRVGKDGNCSGGGGGGGGGIRCSFGGGLLAKMVDNNNKGESPAAMLRKSCVAPSSASKFPRSRSVCEREPKNPISPFNLAEKKSATPPPSTRSARVATSLNMGGDAQSSNSNSKVTPQLQSQSDNPASDISTSTSTSLPMNLPGKLSLLGKEAVQQRETAQKIALQALRDASATETLVRSLKMFSNLSKSAKPDAPAACFDRFLEFHHQIVQAVTDMVSIQAATSASEMAQNPNAKKSEEESPVLHENIHNSMDQSRNSELNLSKRRTALYKSIAVFPERGEQKTSLGKVLRSNFNHKSSLDRKPSTPLGKLPLEAAALGENDENKKPASSCSSLSNTIKLGKQVETEAGNWFMDFLEKALEKGMKKTKGAADGDIKKVPQSLILKVINWVEVEQSDGSKRPVHPKAAQVARKLRIKMKNP, from the exons ATGGCAACATTGGCACCAGGAATACTAATGAAGCTTTTGGATGGCATGAACACAGGGATGAAACCCACTAGTGAGCACAGAAACTCGCTTTTGCAGGTCACAGACATCGTTCCGGCTGATCTTGATGAGAAGAATCTTTGGCCAAGCCATGGATTTTACATTAAAGTCTCTGATTCTTCTCACTCAATCTATGTCAGTCTTCCTTCAGAACAAGATGATTTTGTTCTCAGCAATAAAATGCAGCTTGGGCAGTTCATCTATGTCGATAGATTGGAGCCAGGGTCTCCTGTTCCGGTCATAAAAGGTGCTAAACCAATCCCGGGCCGACACCCATTTGTGGGGACACCAGAACCATTAATGGGTCTTAGAGAGAAAGGTGAACCAATGTCCACTTCAAAGCTCTCAGCGAAAACTCACAGAAGGGGTTCTTGGGGGACAGGAGGGCCAGAGGGTGTCTCTGTTTCCTCTCCCATGGTTTACAAGCCGGTTAATTTGGATTTCGATCAGTGTAGTACACCGGTAAAAGAGCGTGGTAGTAATAATTTTCCAATGTCTCCGATGATAAGAAGAGGAGGGAGGGTTGGCAAGGATGGAAattgtagtggtggtggtggtggtggtggtgggggtaTTAGATGTTCATTTGGTGGTGGTCTATTGGCAAAGATGgtggataataataataagggagAAAGCCCTGCTGCTATGCTTAGGAAAAGCTGTGTAGCCCCTTCTTCTGCTTCGAAATTCCCGAGGAGTAGGAGTGTTTGTGAAAGAGAGCCTAAGAACCCAATCAGTCCCTTCAACTTAGCT GAAAAGAAAAGTGCCACTCCTCCGCCGAGTACACGGAGTGCAAGAGTGGCAACTTCCCTCAATATGGGTGGAGATGCCCAGAGCTCCAACTCAAACTCAAAGGTGACACCTCAATTACAATCTCAGTCTGATAATCCAGCTTCTGATATCAGCACCAGCACCAGCACCAGTCTCCCCATGAATTTACCTGGAAAACTTAGCCTATTGGGCAAG GAAGCAGTGCAGCAGCGAGAAACAGCTCAGAAAATTGCCCTTCAAGCACTAAGAGATGCTTCGGCTACTGAAACACTAGTTCGGTCTCTCAA GATGTTTTCCAACTTAAGCAAATCAGCTAAACCTGATGCTCCTGCAGCTTGTTTTGATCGGTTTCTGGAATTTCATCACCAAATTGTGCAAGCAGTGACTGATATGGTGTCCATTCAAGCAGCTACTTCGGCTTCTGAAATGGCTCAAAATCCAAATGCCAAAAAATCTGAAGAAGAGTCCCCTGTATTACACGAAAACATACACAACTCAATGGACCAAAGCCGAAATTCAGAACTAAATTTATCCAAAAGGCGAACAGCATTATACAAATCCATTGCAGTCTTTCCTGAAAGAGGTGAGCAGAAGACAAGTTTGGGAAAAGTCCTGAGATCAAATTTCAACCACAAGTCATCTTTGGATAGAAAACCGTCTACCCCACTCGGAAAACTGCCACTTGAAGCTGCTGCTTTGGGCGAAAACGATGAAAACAAGAAACCAGCCTCTTCCTGCAGCAGCCTTAGCAATACAATCAAATTGGGGAAACAGGTTGAAACAGAAGCTGGAAACTGGTTTATGGACTTTTTGGAGAAGGCATTGGAAAAGGGcatgaagaaaacaaaaggagcAGCAGATGGGGATATTAAGAAAGTTCCTCAGTCTCTCATACTGAAGGTTATTAACTGGGTTGAGGTAGAGCAATCTGATGGTAGTAAGCGTCCGGTTCATCCCAAGGCAGCACAGGTGGCCCGGAAGTTGAGGATCAAGATGAAGAATCCTTGA